In the Clupea harengus chromosome 16, Ch_v2.0.2, whole genome shotgun sequence genome, one interval contains:
- the LOC105898345 gene encoding proline and serine-rich protein 2, with protein sequence MPTCHCPPDLVTMDIQVQANLHYGVNGGHESSAGTRARSYDDDTLQFLSREEKECILFFEETIDSLDDALKDEEEGPSKDQGVGLSTGSNTPVEAGSAPPSPLQASTPVTEHPHHLRENDIIDLVHSISEHGEFKEIQFQPRTPDFQSMAVAPVSHFEMKAKRDPQENFPAEYHHPASSEDNGGTGSSGGYQPPPGSVPTPGLIAQRLANHQGGTSMLPSMLVMRRRSLDSGNRAVTPASQPGTEQPAKQGPRTSAKPNFRDLNHAVAMAAVSAAERRAQMPGNLGGVADQMEGGEPACVRKLPTRSVSFRDPTPDKSHMEALSKLGLVRGRAKSITPTVKTSPEPKPKSTTTTASSAPRTEIHTDFNRFGGKSTVVTPSPLSLTTLAPTSPSADVASRDFNSYGGRTITVVPATSGRADPDPEPSPSPSPSPPPPAYNPPPPAKTDAPATEINSYGGRTKTIVPASALARADIPDGPASHQQDIRANVQTHSPSPPSTARGESPQTSPPCCTSSDPFSHYGGKSKVITPAPAVVPKMDHPQPEAPRSVPVNQVRVARENSFGRRPQVVVPLPTLVIPPVGGARGKSATLPPTSPKPPSPHRVKPPSPEVRRKASKPSFRSQGITVQFSGRGATDDSRREALRKLGLLKDTSLL encoded by the exons ATGCCCACCTGCCACTGTCCGCCTGACCTGGTAACCATGGATATCCAAGTGCAGGCCAACCTCCACTACGGGGTCAACGGGGGTCACGAGAGTTCCGCCGGCACCCGTGCGCGATCCTAT gatGATGACACGCTGCAGTTTCTGAGTCGGGAGGAGAAGGAATGCATCCTGTTTTTCGAGGAGACCATCGACTCCCTGGATGATGCCTtaaaggatgaggaggaggggccaTCTAAAGACCAGGGGGTGGGGCTATCCACAGGTAGCAACACACCTGTGGAGGCGGGGTCTGCCCCGCCCAGCCCCCTCCAGGCGTCCACACCTGTCACAGAACATCCACACCACCTCAGAGAGAATGACATCATCGACCTGGTCCACTCCATATCGGAACATGGCGAGTTTAAGGAGATTCAGTTTCAGCCCAGGACACCAG ATTTTCAGAGTATGGCCGTGGCTCCTGTGTCTCACTTTGAGATGAAGGCCAAGCGGGACCCTCAGGAGAACTTCCCCGCAGAGTATCACCACCCAGCGTCCAGCGAGGACAACGGCGGCACCGGGAGCAGTGGGGGTTACCAGCCTCCACCGGGCTCTGTCCCCACGCCCGGCCTCATCGCCCAGAGACTGGCCAACCACCAGGGCGGCACCAGCATGCTGCCCTCCATGCTGGTGATGCGCAGGCGGAGCCTGGACTCGGGCAACCGCGCCGTGACCCCGGCATCCCAGCCCGGCACAGAGCAGCCGGCCAAACAGGGGCCACGCACGTCTGCCAAGCCCAACTTCAGGGATTTGAACCACGCAGTTGCCATGGCGGCGGTGAGTGCGGCGGAGCGGCGGGCGCAGATGCCGGGGAATCTGGGCGGGGTTGCGGACcagatggaggggggagagccGGCGTGCGTGCGGAAACTGCCCACGCGGAGCGTCTCGTTCCGTGACCCAACGCCGGATAAGTCCCACATGGAGGCGCTGTCCAAGCTCGGCCTGGTGCGCGGACGGGCCAAGTCCATCACCCCCACTGTGAAAACTAGTCCCGAGCCCAAACCCAAGTCCACAACCACAACAGCCTCCTCCGCCCCCAGGACCGAAATCCACACTGATTTTAACAGGTTCGGCGGAAAATCGACCGTGGTGACCCCTTCACCACTGTCTCTGACCACTTTAGCCCCCACCTCTCCAAGTGCTGACGTGGCCTCCAGGGACTTCAACAGCTATGGGGGGAGGACCATCACGGTGGTGCCCGCCACCTCCGGCAGGGCTGACCCCGACCCCGagcccagccccagccccagccccagccccccccctccagcctaCAATCCCCCCCCGCCGGCCAAGACAGACGCCCCGGCCACTGAAATCAACAGCTACGGGGGCAGAACCAAGACCATCGTCCCAGCCTCTGCCTTGGCTAGAGCAGACATCCCAGACGGTCCAGCCAGCCATCAGCAGGACATCAGGGCCAACGTGCAGACACACTCCCCATCCCCGCCATCTACGGCCAGGGGCGAGAGCCCTCAAACCTCCCCCCCCTGCTGC ACCTCCAGTGATCCATTCAGCCATTATGGCGGTAAGAGTAAGGTGATCACTCCAGCCCCAGCTGTGGTTCCCAAGATGGACCACCCCCAGCCTGAAGCACCGAGGTCAGTCCCAGTGAACCAGGTCAGAGTGGCCCGGGAGAACAGCTTTGGCAGGCGGCCCCAGGTGGTGGTGCCGTTGCCGACCCTGGTGATCCCTCCCGTTGGCGGTGCGCGGGGCAAGTCTGCCACTCTTCCCCCGACTTCACCCAAACCGCCGAGCCCCCACCGGGTGAAGCCGCCATCACCGGAGGTCCGACGCAAGGCCAGCAAGCCGTCGTTCCGCTCCCAGGGCATCACCGTGCAGTTCTCTGGCCGCGGCGCCACCGACGACTCCAGGCGCGAGGCGCTCCGCAAGCTGGGTCTGCTGAAGGACACGTCATTACTgtga
- the echdc3 gene encoding enoyl-CoA hydratase domain-containing protein 3, mitochondrial, translated as MAHSLLCRVGRVVQAGRWPYVATRTLSSEAQEEPLTLREQHDGIRRIILNNPKKRNALSLAMLSSLWENIVTGVDSDDLRVIIISARGPVFSSGHDLKELTSAQGREHHTKVFQACSEVMTLVQDIPVPVIAMVNGVATAAGCQLVASCDIAVATEMSTFATPGINVGLFCSTPGVAIGRAVPRKVAMEMLFTGRPISAEDALRHGLVSRVVADEASLEEETLAMARRVCQSSRPVVALGKAAFQRQMAQGRDAAYATASGVMVDNLALRDGQEGIKAFLGKRKPTWTHSTEKAHE; from the exons ATGGCTCACAGTCTGTTATGTCGAGTTGGCCGTGTAGTTCAAGCAGGCAGGTGGCCATATGTCGCCACTCGAACTCTTTCCTCTGAAGCACAAGAAGAGCCGCTGACGCTGAGAGAACAACATGACGGAATCAG GAGAATAATTTTGAATAACCCCAAGAAGAGAAATGCCTTGTCCTTGGCCATGCTTTCGTCACTGTGGGAGAACATCGTGACTGGAGTTGACAGCGATGACCTCCGGGTCATTATCATATCAG cccgaGGGCCAGTGTTTTCTTCTGGGCATGACCTGAAAGAGCTGACGTCGGCCCAAGGCAGAGAGCATCACACCAAAGTGTTCCAGGCCTGTTCTGAG GTTATGACTTTGGTCCAAGACATTCCGGTGCCTGTCATCGCCATGGTGAACGGGGTTGCCACGGCTGCAGGGTGCCAGCTGGTGGCCAGTTGCGACATTGCCGTGGCAACGGAGATGTCGACCTTCGCCACGCCGGGGATAAACGTGGGCCTGTTCTGCTCCACGCCAGGAGTGGCCATCGGCAGGGCCGTGCCCAGGAAG gttgccatggagatgttGTTCACAGGGCGGCCCATCTCGGCCGAGGATGCCTTGCGGCACGGCCTGGTGAGCCGCGTGGTGGCCGACGAGGCGTCCCTGGAGGAGGAGACGCTGGCAATGGCGCGGCGCGTGTGCCAGTCCAGCCGGCCGGTGGTGGCGCTGGGCAAGGCGGCATTCCAGCGGCAGATGGCCCAGGGGCGAGACGCCGCCTACGCCACGGCCTCCGGCGTCATGGTGGACAACCTGGCACTCAGGGACGGGCAGGAGGGCATCAAGGCCTTCCTGGGCAAACGGAAgcccacatggacacacagcacagagaaggCACATGAGTGA